Genomic DNA from Shouchella patagoniensis:
AACATATAAAAGAGCACGAATGGAATGATAACAGCGACGATAACGATATTAGCAACAGCGCCAATAAATGAGCCAATACTGTCGATAATCGATTCAATATAGCCCTCGAGGTTTTCTGTGATTGTACTGGACAAGTCATTTAAAGAGAAGTTTGTGAACTCAAGTAAGTTTTGAAAAGCTTGTTGTTCTTGTAAATTCATGAAGAACTCTTGCATTGTATTCGCATACCGTGGCACGTTGTTCACGAAAGTCATTATCTGATTTTGAATGATTGGTCCTATGTAAAGAATTCCTGCAGTAGCTAACCCGATTAGAACAAGGAAGACAATAAGTATGGAGATGCCGCGATGTATCTTCTTGCTTAAAATATTGACGAACGGCCTTAGCAAATAATAGATGATAAGCGCGATAACAATTGGTGCAAATAACGTTTGAAACAAGACAGCAATCGGTCTAAAAATAAAGTTAACTAAGGATCCTAAATAAATAATGAGAAAAATAACAATGATCCAGCAGGCAAACCGAAATGCTTTGCTATCCATCATGAGTGGTATCCTCCTTCTTCCTAGATGCTAATTTAAAAGTAAATGGTAAGAGTACTATACCATAAATTTGTTGAAAACCAATGAATAACCTAATTGACTTGCGGGAGCCCTGTTTGGATACACTTGATTCGGGAATAGGACCGTACTAAGAGGAATGAGGATGATATCGATGCGGATCGTAACAGGTATAGAAATGGCCAGTGTCGAAGCAATTACAATAAATAAAATTGGGCTTCCAGGCGCTGTTTTAATGGAAAACGCGGGCCGTGAAATCGCTCGTAAGTTAATCCAATTATATGGGAAGCAGAAGTGCTTTCTGATAGTAATTGGTGGTGGCAATAATGGTGGAGATGGCTTTGTTGTTGCTCGAATGCTTCAAGAACAAGGGGTTTCAGTTATTACAACAATTATTCCTAATGAAAGTCGTTATGAAGGTGATGCGGGGCTTCATAAACGGATTTATGAACAAAGCGGTTACAGGTGGAAGTATTGGAGTGAACTAGAGAAAAAATGGGCGGAAACTTTATGTGATATTGATATCATTGTTGATGCAATGCTTGGAACTGGAACGAAAGGGGAAGTGACTCAACCTTACGACTCAATTATAAAAATGATTAATACTGCAAAGAAAGAAACAGTCTCCATTGATTTACCGAGTGGTGTTCCCGCAGACGAAGCGGCAATGGGGGATATAGCCATAAAAGCTGATCGGACGTTCACTTTGCAAATGATGAAGTTAAGTTATTACTTGGAAGAAAAAACCCCTTTTTTCGGGAAAGTGGAAGTATTGCCTATTGGTATTCCCCCAGCAACTTTTCGACATCTCGAAACACAACGGTGCATATGGGGTAAAAAAGAGGCTATTCATAGCTGGAATAAACAAGATTCATTCACCCACAAAGGCCAAAACGGACGAGTGGGCATCATTGCAGGGAGTCGGAATATGCCAGGCGCAGCTGCACTAGCTTCTGAAGCTGCTATAAGAAGTGGAGCAGGGTTAACGACCATTGGAACGGTAGAAGAAAATATCGGTTCGATCGCAAGTCATTCGAAAGAAGCCATGTTTGTAGCATTAAGCCAAAAAGACGGTTTCTTAAATCCAACTGATAAAGAGTTGGTTTCTTTTTATGAGGGCAAACAAGTTATCGCAGTAGGACCGGGTATTGGTAGATCAACAGAAACATCAAAAATGATTGCCCATTTGATTAAGTACTTTGAGGGAATACTGATACTTGATGCGGATGCATTGTTTTTTGTGCCAGAATATATGGAGTTAATTCATGACCGAGATTCACCATTGGTCTTAACACCCCATCCTGGAGAGATGGGGCATTTAATTGGAGAAACAGCAGAATATGTAAAGAAAAAGAGATTTGAGGTCGCTGAAGGATATGCACAAGACCATCGGCTTCATCTAGTATTAAAAGGGCCAAATACGATTGTCGCCAAACCGAATGGATTTATTACAGTTAATAAGTCAGGTAATGCTGGATTAGCAAAAGGTGGTTCTGGTGATGTGTTAACAGGGATTATTACCGCATTAGCCGCTAGACAACCACTGCAAATCGCCTTATCAACCGCCGTCTTTATGCATGGATATTCTGCAGATTTATTATTAAAGGATAATGCTTCAATCGACGGGATGGTACCAAGTGATATTATTGATGGGCTATCTAAAGCATATAAACTATTTGAAGCTTAATAATTAGACCTAGGAAACCAGCATGATCCATCACGTAATAGATCATGCTAGTTTTCATAATGCTACAAACTATTTAGATGAATAATGTGTTTTAATTTAACGAATGTGGAGAATAATAGATAGGACCACATTTAAATGCAATTAAAAGGAGAATGAAGATGAACAAATGGCAACTATCAATAGCAGCGACAGTAGCTGCTTTAGCTTTGGCTGGCTGTAATCAAGGTGAGGAAGAACCGACACCGACAACTGAACCTGATATGAATGAAGAACAAGAACAAAATACTGAAGCAGATAATAACCAGAACCAACTAAATATGAATGATTTTCAGGTTGATTTAGAAGCTGCAATTACGGAATTTGAACAAGCCTATCCGGGTGCTTCAATCACAACGATTGATTTTGACTCCGATTTTAGTACGTGGAGATATGAAATCGAAGGTATGGACGATGAGACAGAATACGAACTACACGTGGATGCAGATACTGGAGATCGATCAAATGAAAAAGAAGAAGCTTTAGACTCTAAAGACGCTGGAGGAACAGAACGTGCAGAGGAGGAGCTAGATCTTGATGGAATATTAGATGCTCAGGAAGCGATTGACATTGCATTGGCAGAAACAGAAGGGATCGTTGATGGTTGGAAGTTGGATCGAGAGAATGACATGACTTATTATGAAGTGACGATTGAGACAGATAACGAAGACTATGAAATAAAAATAGATGCTAGTTCTGGGGATATAATTGAAACGGAACAAGATTAATGGATAAGGAGTGCCTTTAGAGGTACTCCTTATTTTTATGGAGAAATATGTTGATAAGAATTTTAACTAAATAGAAAATTGCATTGCGCTTATGTCATTCTATGCTTACGATATATACAACATGTATAGAAGGTGAGGAAGTCTGAATGGATACACATCTATTTTTATTTGGTAGTGGCCCGCCCTTTTTATCATCTTTAGCAAAACATTTTGCATTCCTAGTAAAAGACAAAGGCAGACGGTGTTCTGTTTTGTTTATATCTCGTCCTGGATGGGAAACTTATCGACCAAATTATATGAGAGAACTTGAACAATATGGTTTTGAGTTTGTTTTTTTTATCACTGCCAGCTACATCTACTTATGCAGTGATTGATGAGTTACGAAGAAGTGAAGCCATTATTATAGGAGGCGGTGTAACTGATCGCTACATAGACGAAATTGTGGAGAAACTCCATTAAGGGCGAAATAAAACGCCTATTTTACGAGGGGAAACCGGTTGCGGGTTTTTCTGCTGGAGCACTAATTAGTATGGAAGAAAGCATTCTCTCACCTCAAGATAATGATGAACAGGTAATGAAGCACCGTGACGGGTTAGGCCTGATGGTAAATACCGCTTTGGCTGTTCATTATAGTGAATGGGGAGAAGAAGCTCACTTGCTTAAAATGACTAATTGTTTTAAAAAAAAGAACAATTATGGTATCGATGAACGAACGGGGATATATATGTACAAAATAACGTTATTCAGGCAGTTGAAGGCATTGGCGGCGTATATGAAGTGAGGGATGGCCAAATTAGCTTAGTGAAGTGTCAAAAATAGAACAGCTAAAGCAAATTAGGTTCCTAAAGAAGAATGGCATAAAGTATGGATGGATTGAATTAGATGGTGGAACTAGGTTGATGTCATGATTATGGCGTAATTTGTGTAATTAAAGGGATTATCTTTTCTTCGCTGGTTTTCAAAAGAGGTGTGTCTTTTTGTTTGTAAGAGAAACTTTCTATTGCCTGTGACGTAACGTCATTGGGTACAATAGTGGGATAGGAGGCTCGCCATGGAAGAGACAATTGGACAATTTGCAAAACGAGTTGGTACAACAGTACGGACGCTTCGTTACTATGATAGTATCCGTTTATTACAACCAGAAAAGCGAAATACAAGAGGACAAAAAATTTATACACATGAAGAGTGGGAGAAGTACCAACAAATCCTGGTTTGTAAGCATCTTGGTATGTCGCTTGAAGAGACAAAGAACTTACTAGGAGATTTGCGTGTAAGTCCGCAAGCTATGCTTCAACTACAGAAACATCTATTAGAACAAAAAAGAAACGAAATTGACGAAGTTCTTAAAACAATTGAACGAACAGAACACATCTATCAGGCAGAGGAAAACCAGACAGAAGAAATAGATGATTTTTTGTTTGTCATGTTGGATGCCTTCAGGCGGGAACAATCGCAAATCAACGTACTAAAAGAATACATGTCAAAGGATTACTATGAAGCCTTTTTGGGTGACTATGAGGACCCTGTTGTCCAAAAGAAAGCTGATTTAGAAGTGGCACGTTTTTATAAAGGGATGAAGGTTGCGTTAAAGCATGGTCTTGACGCCTCAAGTACAGAAGTACAACGCTTGGTAAAGGACTTGATCTCATTGATCCCTAATGACGCTCTGGCAACGGAAATTATAAAGCAGGGTGATTCCTTTATTATCGATCATCAAGCCTTGTTTGCGATGCCGTTCCCACAAGAGCTTGATGGATATATACAATCTGCAATATCCATTTACTATAAAGCAGAAGGAATTGATCTTAATGGAAGTTAAACAACCTCAATCACTTAGTATGAAACATTTCTGGTTAATGATGAAGCCGTTTTTGCCTAAAACATCATTACTCTTTTTAGCTGTAGTGTTAGTGATTGTAGAAACATGTTTGGCGTTGATTGTGCCTCTTTTAACGATGAACTTCATTGACGAAATGACAATAACCGGGTTAGATGGGCGGACCATTGGTCTTCTTGCTGGGGTCTTTATTGCTCAGCTAATTATGTCTGCTTTTGCCATTTATACAATGGTTTATATCGGTCAGCGTGTCGTGCTCTCTTTGCGAGAAACGGCGTGGAAACGAATTGTACATCTACCGATATCCTTTTTTGATCGCCATTCTTCTGGAGAAATGATGAGTAGAATGACCAATGATACACTTGTGATCAAAGATTTTATGACGATTCAGCTTATCCCGTTTATTTCAGGAACTATATCAATTATTGGTTCGGTTGTTATTTTGTTTGTGCTTGATTGGAAAATAACCTTAATGATGTTAGCTGTTGTCCCTGCTTCATTACTAATTATGATGCCGCTTGGTCGCCGCATGTACAAAGTATCGCGGTCGCTGCAAGATGAAACAGCATCGTTCCAAGGAGATTTAGGACGTGTTTTGGCCGATATTCGTTTAGTGAAGGCATCACTTGCAGAAGAACAAGAGAAAAACACAGGTCTTGTGCGTATGACGAAATTGTTTCGTTTTGGTATAAAAGAAGGCAAGATTATGGCTATTATTCAACCATTGATGATGAGTTTAATGCTCATTATGCTTGTTGTTATTTTTGGCTATGGAGGTATACGTGTGGCTGCAGGGACGTTAACTGCTGGTGCACTTGTTGCAATTATTTTTTACTTATTTCAAATATCTATGCCGTTTACACAGATGGCCAATTTCTTTACGCAACTTCAAAAAGCGCTGGGCGCGAGTGAAAGAATGAATACAATCTTGCAAGCCGATCTAGAGCCGAATGTACACGATTCCCTTTCACTTGGTGAACAGAAAGAAGCGTTACTATTTTCGGGTGTTTCATTTCAATACAATGAGGATAAATCGATACTAAACCATGTTTCCTTTGAAGCACCGATAGGGAAAATGACTGCATTTGTTGGTCCGAGTGGTGCGGGGAAAACAACGTTGTTTTCGTTAATTGAGCGATTCTATCAACCAAGTGAGGGTGACATTCAGTATAAAGGTAAATCGATTCTAGGGATTCCCTTACCGGAATGGCGTAATAAAATTGCTTATGTCTCCCAGGACTCTCCGATGATGTATGGTTCCATTCGAGATAATTTAACATACGGTCTTGATCACGTAGAAGAGGCACGGCTTGAACAAGCCATTTCAGATGCGAATTTAGACTCGTTTGTAGCGACTCTCCCTAACCGATTAGAGACGGAAGTTGGCGAACGGGGCATCCGTTTATCTGGCGGGCAACGACAACGTCTTGCCATTGCGAGAGCAATGGTGCGTGATCCGGAGATTTTATTATTGGATGAAGCAACTGCCCACCTTGATAGTTCATCAGAAAAGCTAGTTCAGGAGGCGCTTGAGCGGTTGATGGTTGGACGCACGACACTTGTTATTGCTCATCGGCTTGCGACTGTAAGGCATGCCGATCAGCTTATTGTGCTTGAAGAGGGGACTGTTACGGGTTCAGGAACCCACCATGAGTTGCTTGAAGGACACCCGTTATATAAAGAGTTAGTACAGCAGCAATTAAGTGTTGATTAGAGGAGTTTGCACCTTACTAGGGCAAACTCCTTTTTATAAGCTGGAGATGCCGATAAGAACTTTCACGTTTTTGTTTTTCTTATTAGTTTGTTTAAAACCTTCAACAGTATCAATAATTCATACACGCTGCCCAATCCAAATCCGGAGATAAAGGGGATTGAATAGGTCCACTCACTCCTCGTACTTCAATTTTCTCCCCATCTGGAAGTTCAATTTCCGTTCGAAGATTCCACTTATTGCCGAATCCTAATTCAATATATTTCATGCTGAACACCTTCTTTCTAAGAAGGAAACTCCTGTCATTATATAGTAAAAAAAGTAGAAACGAGGCGTAACTAGATTAAAAAATAGGTAATTGGGAACACAATAATAAGAGAAGAAGGAGTGGATAATAAATGAAAGCAGTTATAATTAACGAATATGGTGGAAAAGACCAATTAAAAGAAGTAGAAATAGAGAAGCCAAAACCGAAGAAGAACCAAGTGGTTGTTAAAGCAGAAGCGACATCAATTAACCCAATTGATTGGAAGCTAAGAGAGGGCTATTTAAAAGAGATGTTGGACTGGGAGTTTCCAATTATTTTAGGGTGGGATGTTGCTGGAGTGATTGAGGAAGTTGGAGATGGCGTGTCGAATTGGCAAGTAGGAGACCGTGTTTTTGCTCGACCGGCGACAACTCGTTTTGGAACATACGCTGAATATACAGCAGTTGATGCAAACCTGCTATCCTTTATCCCTGACAACCTTACTGCTAAGGAGGCCGCTGCTGTCCCGTTAGCGGGTTTAACAGCGTGGCAATCCCTCTTTACAAATGCAAAGCTAAAAAAAGGTGAAAAGGTGCTCATTCATGGCGGCGCAGGAGGGGTTGGTACATTTGCAATTCAATTAGCCAAACATGTTGGTGCATACGTGTATACAACAGCAAGTGCCCACAACCATGAACTTGTAAAATCACTTGGAGTTGATGAAGTGATTGATTATAAGAATGAAGATTTCACACAGGTTCTTTCAGAAGTAGATGTTGTATTTGATACGATTGGTGGCGAAGTTCAGTCTTCTAGTTATCAAGTGTTAAAAAAAGGAGCAGGGCGACTTGTAACGATTGTCGGTCAACCAGATGAAGAAGAGGCGACCCGATATGGTGTGAAAGCCTACGGTGTCTGGCTTGAGCCTGATGGAAGTCAATTGAAAGAATTGGCATCATTAATCGAAGAAAGCCAAGTTAGAGTAGTGATTGACAAAACTTTCTCTTTTGGAGAAAAAGGACTAAGAGATGCCCATGCTGAAAGTGAAACAGGGCATGCTTCTGGTAAGATTGTCATTGAGTTTTAAAAACAAACACCACTTATGCACTGCATAAGTGGTGTTTGTTTTTTGTTTAGCTATTTATTTGGGTGCGAGTTCAACGGCATCACGATAAGCAGCGAGTAAGCTGCGCTCATCTGCAATATTTTTCCCGGCGATGTCAAAAGCGGTTCCGTGATCGACTGATGTACGTACAATCCCGCCTTTTAGACCAACGGTAATGTTTACTCCCGCTTCAAGACCCATTACTTTAATAGGAACATGTCCCTGGTCATGATAACACGCAATAACGATATCAAAATCTCCTCGAGCGGCACGGAAAAACAACGTATCCGCTGGGTAAGGACCTTCGACGTTTATGCCTTCTTTTTGAGCTTGTTTGATCGCAGGAATGAGTTTTTCTTCTTCCTCTCCCTCACCAAACAGGCCATTCTCGCCAGCATGAGGGTTAATCCCACAAACGGCGATTTTAGGATTTGAATTGCCTGCATTCTTAAGTGTTTCATCAGCCAGGCTTATAACCTTGTGTGTACGGTCTGGATTAATCATATCAATCGCTTTGCGTAAGCCTACATGTGTTGTTAGATGAATGACTTTTAAGTTTGGTGCAGAAAGCATCATCGAGAAATCTGTTGTATCTGTTAACTCTGCTAGTATTTCTGTGTGACCTGGGTACATATGACCCGCTTTTTGCATGGCTTCTTTATTTAGAGGTGCCGTACAGATAGCGTTTATTTTCTTGTCTTTGGCTAACTCGACAGCTCGTTCTACATAACGGAAAGCTGCATTCCCGGCTTCTTCACTTACTTTGCCAAATGGTAATGTGTTCGTTAGCAGGCGTAAATCAAGTACTTCAATCGTGCCTGGTTCAAACACGCATTCTGTGACATCAGAAACACCGACGACATTTAATTCAGTTTCGGTAATGTCAACTGCTCGTTCAATTAGTGCAACATCCCCAATAACGAAAGGTCGCCCTGTTTCAAAAATAGTTTCATGGGCGAATGCTTTTGCAATAATTTCTGGACCAACTCCTGCAGCATCTCCCATTGTAATTCCGATAATTGGCTTCATCATTTTGTTGCCCCTTCCATAAAAAAGTCATATAGGTTGGAAAACGTCTTTTTCGTTCCGAACGCGCCTGCTTTTGTGATTGCATACGTGTTTTTATACTTCCCGGGAAATTGAGCAACCGGAATGCCTGCTTCAAACTCATCAAGCAAACGAAGTTCATCTATTTTCATGCGGCTACAAAGTGCTTTTGCTGTATCTCCGCCTGTCATGATGACCGCTTGGAATGTAAATGAGTCCATTAAAGCTTCACCTACGACGGCGAGAACATTAACGATGCGCTTCGCTAATTTATGAAGCGGAATTTGTTCTTGTTCTGCATACGTATAAACAGCATCGATCTCGGCCCGTGTGGTTCCTGAATAGACAACAGGAATTTGCTGATTCATCAATACTTTTTTTGCTTCTTGTATGATGCGTTCATACTCAAGTGCTTGTATATATGGGTCTTCATGAACCGCTTTGCTTGCGTCAAGGCGAATGCCTACTGCCTTTTCTTGCTGCAATAAACTAGCAACTTGGTATTTACTCACTTCACTCATGCTGCCGACTAAATATAAAATCGGGTCTGCCCCATGATTTGATTTAAGGGGTTGTTTGCTTTTTCCATTAATTGAATGAGTTAGCGCTTCTGACAATCCAGCAGACCCGGCTAGCAGAATCTGCTCTTGTTGTGCTTCAGAAAAAGTGGCAATTCGTCTCAATGTTTGAGGCGAACGGGCATCACAGACAAAAACTGTGGGGCCCGTTCCTTGTTTTTCTTTTAGCCACTTAAGGATGTCAGCATCATTTTTATCCCATATCTGTTCTGTGATAACTTCCATCGTTCCGTTAAACTGTTTGCCGACATGATCGCAAATGGCTGAGTGAACGACAGGGTCTGCTTCGTTTTTAGCAAACTCTGTTTCACCAATTGGCTGTCCATTTACGTATAGGATGCCTTGTTCAACAATGCGTTTATTTGGCAAGAAAGTAGGTGCGAGAAAGACATAATCAGGTTCACACTCTTCAATCATTGCTTCAAGTTCAGCCCCTACATTTCCACGTAGGGTTGAATCAACTTTTTTAAAGATCATTTTAGGGGCTAATTTATTTAGCTTAGCCATTGTCTTTTGGATAGTCTCTTTTGCCTCACTTGGCTGGAGAGCGCGTGAATTGGTGTCCACGATAACGGCTTCAGCACTCGTGGAGCCGTCTCCGCCTCCATCAAGCCAGACAACGGTGTCTAGGCCTGCTTTAGCGAGCTGGACACCGCTATCATTTGCCCCAGTTAAATCATCTGCAATAATAGTAATCTCCATTATTCATTTCTCCTTACATTTACGTTTGTTGCTTCGCTTCTTCTGGTAACTTTCCTTTTTTCTCTAGTCGTTTTGCGAGGAAGCCAACAAAGAGAGGAAGCAGTATAGCTGTTGTTACGACGCTGGCTGCAACTTGCACAGTCGCAAGTTCTACATTATAAGCAAACGCGGAGCTTGCTGCGGCAATTGCTGCAGGGGTAGCAACGGCATTTCCTGCTGTTGAACCTTCGGCAGCACCAACAAGCGGGTTCCATTTAAATAATTTAAAGATCCAATATCCGCTAATTCCAGTAACAAGAACAACAAGAACGCCGAGTGCTATACCAGGTAGTCCACCTTCGATGATGGATGAAAAACTGATGTTCATTCCCAGTGCAAAAGCGAAGAATGGAATTAACATATCGCTCCCTTTTCCAAGGAAAGTACGAATATCTTCATCAATGTTTCCTAATACAAAACCGATAAAAATAGGCAGAAGCACGCCGATAAATGCTGTTACAGAGAAATAGCCGCTTTGCACACCCATTGCGCCTACAAAAGAAAGCGTCAGCATCGTGAATAAGGGACCATCGTTCATTGCTAGAACAGAATAAGCTGCTTTATCTTCGCCTTTTCCATATTGGCCAGCTAAAGCTACATAGAGACCGCCATTTGAATTTGTCATTGCAGCGATTACTGCAATTGGCGCTAACCCAAGAAATAATCCTTCAGGACCACCTGCAAGTAAATAAATAACGGCACCGATAGCTCCACCGAATATCCATTTGACTAAAAGTAAGGTGAATCCTTTTCCAAAAGAAACACCGAAACTACGTACATTAATTTGCGAACCTGCACATAAAAGGAAAAGTGCAATTAATGTTGTCGCTCCATCAACAAACAATGCTTGTGTGAAATTTCCAATCCTTAGCATATCTGGAGCAACTGTATTTATTAAGGCGCCCAAAAGTAGAGGGACGACCATCATCCCGCCGGGAACTTTTTCAATTGACTGTTTTAACCTCATCAGTATACCTTCTTTCTGTTTCATTTTTCAACACTTCTGTGAAGTGACATAAAATAAGATCGCTTACATAAAGAATAATACGCTTTCTTTTTAAAAAAACAAGTAAAAACTGAAATAACGTTGCATTATGCAACGTTATTTCAGTTTTCTCCACAGCGTTGTTCGGTTAATTTGTAAGCGCTCTGCTGCTTTCGATTGATTAAAATCTTCTTCAGTCAAAACGTGTTTAATGATTTCTTTTTCAATTTCTTCCAATGACTTATTCAAAGAGATGGGATTGCTTTTTGTTTCTGATAGATAAATATAAGGTTGCATAGATGTTTTCACCTGAAAAAACACGTACTCAATTAGCCAGTCAAACCGTTGCAAGGCGATGGTAGGTAATTCACCTCGGTATCCAATCACTTGCTTTCCATATAATTGATTTGCTTCTCCGATTAATCTTCTGACAAACTGATTCCATTCTTGTTTACGATCAAGAAGTGAAGGAAGTTGAATGGTATACAAATCATCTGTAATAGAAAGGGGGTGGTCGCTATGGACTACAATCTTTTCGGATGAAGATTGAATAAATCGGATGAGATTTAACTGTTCGGTCTCTGGTAGAACGTTCCAATTTTTCACATATAACGGAAGGCTCTTATAGTCGATATCCGTAGCGACTAGGAGAGAAGATGCGTCAACAACAAAAGCATGTTTAGGTAACAATGCTTTAGCAAGAACTTCTTCTCCAGATCCGGCGGGACTTATAATCATGGTTGCTTTCTTATTACTCGCCTCGTTAAACGACTCTATTAGTTGATCATTACTTCCTAAGACGAGAGAACAAGTAAGGTGTTTTGTTTGAATACGATTAATCTTTAAAAGTGAAGTATGCTCGATGTTTTGTAAAGAGACATAAAAGACTTTTTCGTTGGCTAAGTCGATTTCTTTTATTGTTAGTTGTAGTGGTTCATTTAAGTCCGCGATAACGGTAGAAGTTTCTTTTTGTTTAAGTGCGGTATTTACTTTTTCCACGAATAGCTCTAGCGCGATCTGATCATACGAATGTAAGAAGGTGTAACTTTTTGTTAATACGCGCCCTTTTCTATTCATAATAAAAAAGGTGTCACTTGATTGTTCAAATGCTAATTGAAGCAAAGAATTATGTCTTTTATTTTGAGCTATTGATGAACCTAATAACTCTGCTTGTTCAAGTGCAGTGTGTACGGATTCTTCTCCTGATGTAATCAAAATGCCGTCAAGTCCATGTTTTTTAGCGAGGTTAACAGTAATAACATCACCAACAATTATCCTGCGACCGATTGATTTAGCATGCAATATTGCTGGTTCTACCTGCTCTACAGAAGTAACTGCTGTAATCGGAAGATCTGTCTCTATTAATTCAGATATTTTATTGAAATTGTGTGAGATGTTCTCAAATGCAATGATTTCAGTGTGATCTGATTCAGCTTGGAAAAGCAAAATCATACGTAAAATATCGTAACCAGATATTGGGATTTCAATGACTGGTTTATTTGTGTAGTTACGGACGACGTTTGCGGTACCACCTCGGCTAATATAAAGATCTGTATATGTCTCTATACCAGAAGTTAATAGGGGGACAGATTCCTGTAAATCGGCAACATGAACATCAACATCGAGTCCGTGGAATTGTGGGCTAATTCTTTTGATTATTTCAAGTAACCCTTCGTAAGGAGCAATAATGGTTACCCTTATTTTATTCACCTTTTTCCCTCCATACCTAGTTGTTATTGCCTTTTCTTTTCCCTATGACAGTACCATTTTCATTCAACGAAAACAATCTACGGATAATTAGATA
This window encodes:
- a CDS encoding NADP-dependent oxidoreductase; translation: MKAVIINEYGGKDQLKEVEIEKPKPKKNQVVVKAEATSINPIDWKLREGYLKEMLDWEFPIILGWDVAGVIEEVGDGVSNWQVGDRVFARPATTRFGTYAEYTAVDANLLSFIPDNLTAKEAAAVPLAGLTAWQSLFTNAKLKKGEKVLIHGGAGGVGTFAIQLAKHVGAYVYTTASAHNHELVKSLGVDEVIDYKNEDFTQVLSEVDVVFDTIGGEVQSSSYQVLKKGAGRLVTIVGQPDEEEATRYGVKAYGVWLEPDGSQLKELASLIEESQVRVVIDKTFSFGEKGLRDAHAESETGHASGKIVIEF
- a CDS encoding DUF3977 family protein, with protein sequence MKYIELGFGNKWNLRTEIELPDGEKIEVRGVSGPIQSPLSPDLDWAACMNY
- the pdxA gene encoding 4-hydroxythreonine-4-phosphate dehydrogenase PdxA; translation: MKPIIGITMGDAAGVGPEIIAKAFAHETIFETGRPFVIGDVALIERAVDITETELNVVGVSDVTECVFEPGTIEVLDLRLLTNTLPFGKVSEEAGNAAFRYVERAVELAKDKKINAICTAPLNKEAMQKAGHMYPGHTEILAELTDTTDFSMMLSAPNLKVIHLTTHVGLRKAIDMINPDRTHKVISLADETLKNAGNSNPKIAVCGINPHAGENGLFGEGEEEEKLIPAIKQAQKEGINVEGPYPADTLFFRAARGDFDIVIACYHDQGHVPIKVMGLEAGVNITVGLKGGIVRTSVDHGTAFDIAGKNIADERSLLAAYRDAVELAPK
- a CDS encoding PepSY domain-containing protein: MNKWQLSIAATVAALALAGCNQGEEEPTPTTEPDMNEEQEQNTEADNNQNQLNMNDFQVDLEAAITEFEQAYPGASITTIDFDSDFSTWRYEIEGMDDETEYELHVDADTGDRSNEKEEALDSKDAGGTERAEEELDLDGILDAQEAIDIALAETEGIVDGWKLDRENDMTYYEVTIETDNEDYEIKIDASSGDIIETEQD
- a CDS encoding NAD(P)H-hydrate dehydratase; protein product: MRIVTGIEMASVEAITINKIGLPGAVLMENAGREIARKLIQLYGKQKCFLIVIGGGNNGGDGFVVARMLQEQGVSVITTIIPNESRYEGDAGLHKRIYEQSGYRWKYWSELEKKWAETLCDIDIIVDAMLGTGTKGEVTQPYDSIIKMINTAKKETVSIDLPSGVPADEAAMGDIAIKADRTFTLQMMKLSYYLEEKTPFFGKVEVLPIGIPPATFRHLETQRCIWGKKEAIHSWNKQDSFTHKGQNGRVGIIAGSRNMPGAAALASEAAIRSGAGLTTIGTVEENIGSIASHSKEAMFVALSQKDGFLNPTDKELVSFYEGKQVIAVGPGIGRSTETSKMIAHLIKYFEGILILDADALFFVPEYMELIHDRDSPLVLTPHPGEMGHLIGETAEYVKKKRFEVAEGYAQDHRLHLVLKGPNTIVAKPNGFITVNKSGNAGLAKGGSGDVLTGIITALAARQPLQIALSTAVFMHGYSADLLLKDNASIDGMVPSDIIDGLSKAYKLFEA
- a CDS encoding Type 1 glutamine amidotransferase-like domain-containing protein, with the translated sequence MWRNSIKGEIKRLFYEGKPVAGFSAGALISMEESILSPQDNDEQVMKHRDGLGLMVNTALAVHYSEWGEEAHLLKMTNCFKKKNNYGIDERTGIYMYKITLFRQLKALAAYMK
- a CDS encoding ABC transporter ATP-binding protein — encoded protein: MEVKQPQSLSMKHFWLMMKPFLPKTSLLFLAVVLVIVETCLALIVPLLTMNFIDEMTITGLDGRTIGLLAGVFIAQLIMSAFAIYTMVYIGQRVVLSLRETAWKRIVHLPISFFDRHSSGEMMSRMTNDTLVIKDFMTIQLIPFISGTISIIGSVVILFVLDWKITLMMLAVVPASLLIMMPLGRRMYKVSRSLQDETASFQGDLGRVLADIRLVKASLAEEQEKNTGLVRMTKLFRFGIKEGKIMAIIQPLMMSLMLIMLVVIFGYGGIRVAAGTLTAGALVAIIFYLFQISMPFTQMANFFTQLQKALGASERMNTILQADLEPNVHDSLSLGEQKEALLFSGVSFQYNEDKSILNHVSFEAPIGKMTAFVGPSGAGKTTLFSLIERFYQPSEGDIQYKGKSILGIPLPEWRNKIAYVSQDSPMMYGSIRDNLTYGLDHVEEARLEQAISDANLDSFVATLPNRLETEVGERGIRLSGGQRQRLAIARAMVRDPEILLLDEATAHLDSSSEKLVQEALERLMVGRTTLVIAHRLATVRHADQLIVLEEGTVTGSGTHHELLEGHPLYKELVQQQLSVD
- a CDS encoding MerR family transcriptional regulator, with the protein product MEETIGQFAKRVGTTVRTLRYYDSIRLLQPEKRNTRGQKIYTHEEWEKYQQILVCKHLGMSLEETKNLLGDLRVSPQAMLQLQKHLLEQKRNEIDEVLKTIERTEHIYQAEENQTEEIDDFLFVMLDAFRREQSQINVLKEYMSKDYYEAFLGDYEDPVVQKKADLEVARFYKGMKVALKHGLDASSTEVQRLVKDLISLIPNDALATEIIKQGDSFIIDHQALFAMPFPQELDGYIQSAISIYYKAEGIDLNGS